One stretch of Sphingomonas sp. HF-S4 DNA includes these proteins:
- a CDS encoding glycosyltransferase family 2 protein gives MRNPEIAAVLIVRDEARCIVRCLESVRPHVDRVVVLDTGSTDGTPLLAASAGAEVHHLPWPDDFSAARNHALDLADAEWNLILDADEWIASGGERLRAWCRQPRLGKVCVHSVVDGADGDAERRNWLTRLLPRGVRYQGRVHEQPVSPLPRGRIELHVGHDGYRPEQLDRKRDRNAPLLLAELAERPGDPYILYQLGKDAEMRGKLETACVRHAAALHATPHDANWRHSLVVHQLHCLSKTGQADAALALADAEMVRYPDSPDLFFVLGNLLLDRAMADPAQALDQWLPLAIGSWERCLEIGERPDLEGSMQGCGSRLARHNLDTARTQLRLLGMQQEIDRLVA, from the coding sequence ATGCGCAATCCTGAAATCGCCGCCGTGCTGATCGTCCGCGACGAGGCGCGCTGCATCGTCCGCTGCCTCGAAAGCGTTCGCCCGCATGTCGATCGCGTCGTCGTGCTCGACACCGGCTCGACCGACGGCACCCCGCTGCTCGCGGCGAGCGCGGGTGCAGAGGTCCACCACCTTCCCTGGCCGGACGACTTCTCGGCCGCGCGCAACCACGCGCTCGATCTGGCGGACGCCGAGTGGAATCTGATCCTCGACGCCGACGAGTGGATCGCCTCCGGCGGCGAGCGGCTCCGCGCCTGGTGTCGCCAGCCGCGGCTGGGCAAGGTCTGCGTGCATAGCGTGGTCGACGGCGCCGATGGCGATGCCGAGCGCCGCAACTGGCTCACCCGCCTGCTCCCGCGCGGCGTGCGCTACCAGGGCCGCGTCCACGAGCAACCGGTGTCGCCGCTGCCGCGCGGCCGAATCGAGCTTCATGTCGGGCATGACGGCTATCGGCCCGAGCAGCTCGACCGCAAGCGCGACCGCAACGCGCCTTTGCTGCTCGCCGAACTCGCCGAGCGGCCGGGCGACCCGTACATCCTCTATCAGCTCGGCAAGGATGCCGAGATGCGCGGCAAGCTCGAGACCGCGTGCGTTCGCCATGCGGCCGCACTCCACGCCACGCCACACGACGCCAATTGGCGCCATTCGCTCGTCGTCCACCAGCTCCACTGCCTGAGCAAGACCGGGCAGGCCGACGCCGCACTCGCGCTCGCCGATGCCGAGATGGTCCGCTATCCCGACTCGCCCGACCTGTTCTTCGTGCTCGGCAATCTGCTGCTCGACCGCGCAATGGCAGATCCGGCGCAGGCGCTCGACCAATGGCTCCCGCTGGCGATCGGATCGTGGGAACGGTGCCTGGAGATCGGCGAGCGGCCTGACCTCGAAGGCAGCATGCAGGGCTGCGGCAGCCGCCTCGCACGCCACAATCTCGATACTGCGCGCACCCAGCTGCGGCTGCTGGGCATGCAACAGGAAATCGACCGGCTGGTCGCCTGA
- a CDS encoding glycosyltransferase, translating into MIPKLMHFIWVGDEGKCPTNCMDTWRALNPDWEFLLWGNDDLASQDWFNREHIAAMYDVELNGVADMMRWEILHAKGGVVVDADSIARRPLDDHLLDCEAFACWESEIARPGLIAAGYFGCEAGNPFVEQIIRDIHDEPSVTHAKAWKTVGPQRLTDSYRKYGYSKLRVYPSHYFIPRHFTGLEYDGNDPVYADQLWGSTRRAYDEIHALDVTAQAELTPPKPRIVAPAPSSAPTPGVSPVEAGNAPYFVQRVQVSSELVGLGRGSVLRNFCAGKRVLHVGCADWPITDINTSLHLGLEPVCAQLDGVDPHTEALDQLAPHVKGRLFSSLSEATDSYDLVLVPEVMEHVANVSDFLAELQAIDAGAFLISVPDAFQCRARHFDYLGDSETFVEVVHPDHNAWYTPYTFANTIQKYSALRLEKMWFFNRISLLALLSKEQLRMAA; encoded by the coding sequence ATGATCCCGAAGCTGATGCACTTCATCTGGGTGGGCGACGAAGGCAAATGCCCGACCAACTGCATGGATACGTGGCGCGCGCTCAATCCCGACTGGGAGTTCCTGCTCTGGGGCAATGACGATCTCGCGAGCCAGGACTGGTTCAACCGCGAGCACATTGCCGCGATGTACGATGTCGAGCTGAACGGCGTCGCCGACATGATGCGCTGGGAGATCCTCCACGCCAAGGGCGGCGTGGTGGTCGATGCCGACAGCATCGCGCGGCGGCCGCTCGACGATCATTTGCTCGATTGCGAGGCCTTCGCCTGCTGGGAAAGCGAGATCGCGCGCCCTGGGCTTATTGCCGCGGGCTATTTCGGCTGCGAGGCGGGCAATCCGTTCGTCGAGCAGATCATCCGCGACATCCACGACGAGCCCAGCGTCACCCATGCCAAGGCGTGGAAGACCGTCGGCCCGCAGCGGCTGACCGACAGCTACCGGAAGTACGGCTATTCGAAGCTGCGCGTCTATCCGAGCCATTATTTCATCCCGCGGCATTTCACCGGCCTCGAATATGACGGCAACGACCCGGTCTATGCCGACCAGCTCTGGGGCTCGACCCGGCGCGCCTATGACGAGATCCACGCACTCGACGTGACTGCGCAGGCCGAACTGACGCCGCCCAAGCCGCGCATCGTCGCGCCGGCACCGTCGTCCGCTCCGACGCCGGGCGTGTCGCCGGTCGAGGCGGGCAACGCGCCCTATTTCGTCCAGCGCGTCCAGGTGAGCAGCGAACTGGTCGGGCTCGGTCGCGGATCGGTGTTGCGCAATTTCTGCGCGGGCAAGCGCGTGCTCCATGTCGGCTGCGCCGACTGGCCGATCACCGATATCAACACCTCGCTCCACCTTGGGCTCGAGCCAGTCTGCGCACAGCTCGACGGCGTCGATCCGCATACCGAGGCGCTCGACCAGCTCGCCCCGCACGTGAAGGGCCGGCTATTCTCCAGCCTGAGCGAGGCCACCGACAGCTATGACCTGGTGCTCGTCCCCGAAGTGATGGAGCATGTCGCCAATGTCTCGGACTTCCTCGCCGAGTTGCAGGCGATCGACGCCGGCGCTTTCCTGATCTCGGTGCCCGATGCCTTCCAATGCCGGGCGCGCCATTTCGACTATCTCGGCGACAGCGAGACCTTCGTCGAGGTGGTCCACCCCGATCACAACGCCTGGTACACGCCCTACACCTTCGCCAACACCATCCAGAAATACAGTGCACTGCGGCTTGAGAAGATGTGGTTCTTCAACCGCATCTCGCTGCTGGCCCTGCTCTCCAAGGAGCAGCTGCGCATGGCGGCATGA
- the trhO gene encoding oxygen-dependent tRNA uridine(34) hydroxylase TrhO: MSEKLPVQVAALYQFTRFEDCPAIKVPLAALCCAQGVKGTLLLAPEGINGTIAGSDDAIAAVLAHIRTLPGCADLDVKFSRAATMPFHRMKVRLKREIVTLGVADLDPTDAGAYVAPQDWNALIDAPDTIVIDTRNDYEVAIGSFAGAIDPQTRSFSDFPEWVRAHRHEWEGEGQKPKIAMFCTGGIRCEKSTALLKAEGFEQVYHLKGGILAYLEQVAAEDSRWQGECFVFDERVSVKHGLELGSHGLCRACRMPVSEADRAAPEFVEGVSCPACHAERTDDQRIRYAERHRQAALAAARGEAHVGATFGEREAD, translated from the coding sequence GTGTCCGAGAAGCTACCAGTTCAAGTCGCCGCGCTCTACCAGTTCACGCGGTTCGAGGATTGCCCGGCGATCAAGGTCCCGCTCGCCGCGTTGTGCTGCGCGCAAGGGGTTAAGGGCACGCTGCTGCTCGCGCCCGAGGGCATCAACGGGACGATCGCCGGAAGCGACGACGCGATCGCCGCGGTGCTCGCGCATATCCGCACCTTGCCGGGCTGCGCCGATCTCGACGTCAAGTTTTCGCGCGCGGCGACAATGCCGTTCCACCGGATGAAGGTGCGCCTCAAGCGCGAGATCGTGACGCTGGGCGTGGCCGATCTCGATCCGACTGACGCCGGCGCGTATGTGGCGCCGCAGGACTGGAATGCACTGATCGACGCGCCCGACACGATCGTGATCGACACGCGCAACGATTACGAGGTCGCGATCGGCAGCTTCGCGGGTGCGATCGATCCCCAGACGCGGAGCTTCAGCGACTTCCCCGAATGGGTACGCGCGCATCGCCACGAATGGGAAGGCGAGGGCCAGAAACCCAAGATCGCGATGTTCTGCACCGGCGGCATCCGCTGCGAGAAATCGACGGCCTTGCTCAAGGCCGAGGGCTTCGAGCAGGTCTATCACCTCAAGGGCGGTATCCTCGCCTATCTCGAGCAGGTGGCCGCCGAGGACAGCCGGTGGCAGGGCGAATGCTTCGTGTTCGACGAGCGCGTGTCGGTGAAGCACGGCCTCGAACTCGGCAGCCACGGGCTGTGCCGCGCGTGCCGGATGCCGGTCAGCGAAGCCGATCGCGCCGCGCCCGAGTTCGTCGAAGGGGTTTCCTGCCCGGCCTGCCATGCCGAGCGGACCGACGACCAGCGCATCCGTTATGCCGAGCGGCACCGCCAAGCGGCGCTGGCGGCGGCGCGCGGCGAGGCCCATGTCGGCGCGACCTTCGGGGAGCGCGAGGCTGACTGA
- a CDS encoding response regulator: MTMPLRVLIVEDEMTIALLIEDMVTDMGHEVAGMAMRLPQAVELAETGEFDFAILDVNLDGRRSFPVADVLSARGVPFIFATGYGSAGMEGAYVGQRVIKKPFLASDLENVIRSVA, translated from the coding sequence ATGACGATGCCGCTGCGCGTGCTGATCGTCGAGGACGAGATGACCATTGCCCTGCTGATCGAGGACATGGTCACCGACATGGGCCATGAGGTCGCCGGCATGGCGATGCGGCTGCCCCAGGCGGTCGAGCTAGCCGAGACCGGCGAGTTCGATTTCGCGATCCTCGACGTCAATCTCGACGGCCGCCGCTCCTTCCCCGTCGCCGACGTGCTCAGCGCACGCGGCGTGCCGTTCATTTTCGCAACCGGCTATGGCTCGGCGGGCATGGAAGGCGCCTATGTCGGCCAGCGCGTGATCAAGAAGCCCTTCCTGGCGAGCGACCTCGAGAATGTGATCCGCAGCGTCGCATGA
- a CDS encoding sensor histidine kinase produces the protein MADGADIANFPVGGGEMGGLIREFDWSRTSIGALVRWPQSLKSVTAFLLHSPVPIVLLWGEDGIMIYNDAYSVFAGDRHPQLLGSKVREGWPEVADFNDNVMKVGLAGGTLAYRNQELTLDRRGKPEPAWMNLDYSPVPDESGKPGGVIAIVVETTEAVLAERALVESERKLRALANATSDVIYRMSPDWSVMQPIEGRGLIPDNSAANPNWMEENLVAEDHAIVRLGIDEAIRGRQAFQMEHRVRRPDGTIGWTFSRAVPVEGPDGEIVEWFGAASDVTARRRGEEHLRLVINELNHRVKNNLAMTQAIAAQTFRNAGDLKDAQERFTARIVALAQANDLLTGERWASASLRGVLEQAMRTHCGEEGRCTIEGPDVELSPKTALALTLAMHELATNAVKYGAWSVPEGEVSIRWSLYMPEAWGERIRLEWRERGGPPVSPPERRGFGSKLIERGLAAEMGGTVTMQFAPEGLACVVDAPRNLYGKGE, from the coding sequence TTGGCCGACGGCGCCGATATCGCCAATTTTCCGGTCGGCGGTGGTGAGATGGGGGGGCTGATCCGCGAGTTCGACTGGTCGAGGACCAGCATCGGGGCCCTCGTGCGCTGGCCGCAGAGCCTCAAGTCGGTCACGGCGTTCCTGCTCCACTCGCCCGTCCCGATCGTCCTGCTCTGGGGCGAGGACGGCATCATGATCTATAACGATGCCTATTCGGTGTTCGCCGGCGACCGGCATCCGCAATTGCTGGGCTCCAAGGTGCGCGAGGGCTGGCCCGAGGTCGCCGACTTCAACGACAACGTGATGAAGGTGGGACTCGCCGGCGGGACGCTCGCCTATCGCAACCAAGAACTGACCCTCGATCGACGCGGCAAGCCCGAGCCGGCCTGGATGAACCTCGATTATTCGCCGGTCCCCGACGAGAGCGGCAAGCCCGGCGGCGTGATCGCGATCGTGGTCGAGACCACCGAGGCGGTGCTCGCCGAGCGCGCGCTGGTCGAAAGCGAACGCAAGTTGCGCGCGCTCGCCAACGCCACCTCGGACGTGATCTATCGGATGTCGCCCGACTGGAGCGTGATGCAGCCGATCGAGGGACGTGGGCTGATTCCCGACAATAGCGCCGCCAATCCGAACTGGATGGAAGAGAACCTCGTCGCCGAAGACCACGCGATCGTGCGCCTGGGGATCGACGAGGCGATCCGCGGCCGCCAGGCCTTCCAGATGGAGCATCGCGTGCGCCGCCCCGACGGGACGATCGGCTGGACCTTCTCGCGCGCGGTGCCGGTGGAGGGTCCCGACGGCGAGATCGTCGAATGGTTCGGCGCGGCAAGCGACGTCACCGCGCGCCGCCGCGGCGAGGAGCATCTGCGGCTGGTGATCAACGAGCTCAACCACCGCGTGAAGAACAACCTGGCGATGACCCAGGCGATCGCCGCGCAGACCTTCCGCAATGCGGGCGACCTCAAAGATGCGCAGGAACGCTTCACCGCGCGCATCGTCGCGCTTGCCCAGGCCAACGACCTGCTCACCGGCGAGCGCTGGGCCAGCGCATCGCTGCGCGGCGTGCTCGAACAGGCGATGCGCACGCATTGCGGCGAGGAGGGACGCTGCACGATCGAGGGCCCCGATGTCGAGCTTTCGCCCAAGACCGCACTGGCGCTCACGCTGGCGATGCACGAACTCGCCACCAACGCCGTCAAATACGGCGCCTGGTCGGTGCCCGAGGGCGAGGTATCGATCCGCTGGTCGCTTTACATGCCCGAGGCCTGGGGCGAGCGTATCCGGCTCGAATGGCGCGAGCGCGGCGGGCCGCCGGTGTCGCCGCCCGAGCGCCGCGGGTTCGGCTCGAAGCTGATCGAACGCGGCCTTGCCGCCGAGATGGGCGGGACGGTCACGATGCAGTTCGCTCCCGAGGGACTGGCGTGCGTCGTCGATGCGCCGCGCAACCTCTACGGCAAGGGAGAATGA
- the infA gene encoding translation initiation factor IF-1: protein MAKEELLEMRGQVVELLPNAMFRVRLENDHEILGHTAGKMRKNRIRVLVGDEVLVELTPYDLTKGRITYRFK from the coding sequence TTGGCCAAAGAAGAACTTCTGGAAATGCGCGGCCAGGTCGTTGAGCTTCTGCCCAACGCCATGTTCCGCGTCCGGCTCGAGAACGATCACGAGATCCTCGGCCACACCGCCGGCAAGATGCGGAAGAACCGCATCCGCGTGCTGGTTGGCGACGAAGTGCTCGTCGAGCTCACGCCCTACGACCTGACCAAGGGCCGTATCACCTACCGCTTCAAGTGA
- a CDS encoding Maf family protein, giving the protein MRLVLASTSPRRRDLLARIGVVPDRIVGPDIDEDPRPGEPPRPYALRLAEEKARAVHRAEDEIVLAGDTTIGVGRRILNKPEDDADHRRMLALLSGRRHHCLSAVCVIGLDGKARTRVTDTIVTFKRLSDAEIDWYIASGEGRGKAGGYAIQGRAEAFVRFLSGSHSGVVGLPVFDARALLEGAGYALG; this is encoded by the coding sequence GTGCGGCTCGTCCTCGCTTCGACTTCGCCGCGCCGTCGCGACCTGCTCGCGCGGATCGGCGTCGTGCCCGACCGGATCGTCGGTCCCGATATCGACGAGGACCCTCGCCCCGGCGAGCCACCGCGTCCCTACGCGCTGCGCCTCGCCGAGGAAAAGGCGCGTGCGGTGCACCGTGCCGAGGACGAGATCGTCCTGGCGGGCGATACCACGATCGGCGTTGGCCGCCGCATCCTCAACAAGCCCGAGGACGATGCCGATCATCGCCGGATGCTCGCGCTGCTCTCCGGGCGGCGCCACCATTGCCTGTCGGCGGTCTGCGTGATCGGGCTCGACGGCAAGGCGCGCACGCGAGTCACCGACACGATCGTCACCTTCAAGCGGCTGAGCGACGCCGAGATCGACTGGTACATCGCCAGCGGCGAGGGCCGCGGCAAGGCCGGCGGCTACGCGATCCAGGGGCGGGCGGAGGCATTCGTGCGCTTCCTCTCGGGCAGCCATTCGGGCGTGGTCGGGCTGCCGGTATTCGATGCGCGTGCGCTGCTCGAAGGCGCAGGCTACGCCCTTGGCTGA
- a CDS encoding ribonuclease E/G: MAEWLYEAGIGENRAALVSRGTIWKARIELEGSAPRHGAVLDARLIDKSTGKVAFAGGEALCDPLPQGITQGAMLRVRIVREAIPEQGRFKLPKAVPAGADAVPGDGPDLLARIIASGVPVRRLRAHEGDAFEEAGWSEVLEEAVQGDIAFPGGMLRLSPTPAMTLFDVDGGGPLQPLAVAAAHAVARAIERHGIAGSIGIDFPTLPGKAARQAVAEAIDAALPQPFERTTVNGFGFLQIVRRRVRPSLPELLRADPVGAGARAELRRIERLPPPPPTTHMVHRRIANRLAQRPEWTVELAQRIGGATAFVAPKE; the protein is encoded by the coding sequence TTGGCTGAGTGGCTGTACGAGGCCGGGATCGGCGAGAACCGCGCCGCCTTGGTTTCGCGCGGCACGATCTGGAAGGCGCGGATCGAGTTGGAGGGCAGCGCGCCGCGCCACGGCGCAGTGCTCGACGCGCGGCTGATCGACAAGAGCACCGGCAAGGTCGCGTTCGCAGGCGGCGAGGCGCTGTGCGATCCGCTGCCGCAGGGGATCACCCAGGGCGCCATGCTGCGCGTGCGCATCGTGCGCGAGGCGATTCCGGAGCAAGGCCGCTTTAAGCTTCCCAAGGCGGTGCCTGCCGGTGCCGATGCAGTGCCGGGCGACGGACCCGACCTGCTCGCGCGGATCATCGCGAGCGGTGTCCCGGTGCGTCGGCTTCGTGCGCATGAGGGCGACGCGTTCGAAGAGGCGGGCTGGTCCGAGGTGCTCGAAGAAGCGGTTCAGGGCGACATCGCCTTTCCGGGCGGGATGCTGCGGCTGTCGCCGACTCCGGCGATGACCTTGTTCGATGTCGATGGCGGCGGCCCGCTCCAGCCGCTGGCGGTCGCTGCGGCGCATGCCGTGGCGCGCGCGATCGAGCGGCACGGGATCGCCGGATCGATCGGGATCGATTTTCCGACGCTGCCGGGCAAGGCGGCGCGGCAGGCCGTTGCCGAGGCGATCGACGCGGCGCTGCCACAGCCGTTCGAGCGGACTACGGTCAACGGCTTCGGCTTTCTCCAGATCGTGCGGCGGCGGGTGCGGCCCTCGCTGCCCGAATTGCTGCGCGCCGATCCGGTGGGGGCAGGGGCGCGCGCCGAACTGCGCCGGATCGAGCGGCTTCCCCCGCCGCCGCCCACTACCCATATGGTCCACAGGCGAATCGCCAACCGGCTGGCGCAGCGGCCTGAATGGACCGTTGAGCTTGCGCAGCGAATCGGCGGCGCGACGGCCTTCGTCGCCCCCAAGGAGTGA
- a CDS encoding DNA gyrase inhibitor YacG: MPKRDGCPICGEPTQSEFKPFCSRGCKDRDLLQWLGEGYRVPGEAVDPNAQTGLDTGRDPD; this comes from the coding sequence GTGCCCAAGCGTGATGGCTGCCCGATCTGCGGCGAACCGACCCAAAGCGAATTCAAGCCCTTTTGCAGCCGCGGCTGCAAGGACCGCGACCTGCTGCAATGGCTGGGCGAGGGCTATCGCGTTCCCGGCGAGGCTGTCGATCCAAATGCACAAACCGGGCTGGACACGGGCCGGGACCCCGACTAA
- a CDS encoding response regulator transcription factor yields the protein MDSPSLILVEDDETFARTLQRSFERRGYRVRTAASPAELDALLEAETPDRAVVDLKLGTASGLPCVARIHAHDPSTLIVVLTGYASIGTAVEAIKLGASHYLVKPSNTDDIEAAFGKSEGDPDAPLTARATSIKTHEWEMINETLAATGFNISETARRLGMHRRTLARKLDKPPVK from the coding sequence ATGGACAGCCCCAGCCTGATCTTGGTCGAGGACGACGAGACCTTCGCCCGCACGCTCCAGCGCTCGTTCGAGCGCCGCGGCTATCGCGTCCGCACCGCCGCCTCTCCCGCCGAGCTCGACGCGCTTCTGGAGGCCGAGACGCCCGATCGCGCCGTGGTCGACCTCAAGCTCGGCACCGCCTCTGGCTTGCCCTGCGTCGCGCGCATCCACGCGCATGATCCGAGCACGCTGATCGTCGTCCTCACCGGCTATGCCAGCATCGGCACCGCAGTCGAAGCGATCAAGCTCGGCGCGAGCCATTATCTGGTCAAGCCATCGAACACCGACGACATCGAAGCTGCGTTCGGCAAGAGCGAAGGCGACCCCGACGCCCCCCTCACCGCACGCGCGACCTCGATCAAGACCCACGAATGGGAAATGATCAACGAGACGCTGGCGGCGACGGGATTCAACATTTCGGAAACCGCGAGGCGGCTGGGGATGCACCGACGCACGCTGGCGCGGAAGCTCGACAAGCCACCGGTGAAGTAA
- a CDS encoding ATP-binding protein: protein MDAPLLALTRRRTPGGPPPENAAAENMRQLTQLRWMAVAGQTLTILLVHFALGVKLPLFQMLSVALVLGAANFAARITLPHHRVRSSEVMAALLLDMGALTLQLYFSGGATNPFTSLYLLQVALGAILLPSAGIAVLVAATGLSYALLTVSYVPLALPQGLIADAADLFAIGRWIGFVLVAVLLVLFVTRISRNLHAHDVRVADLRQHAAEEDGIVRMGLFASGAAHELGTPLGTLSVILADWRRMPVIAADAELLADVEAMQNEVQRCKAIVSDILHSAGQPRGEAMQSQAAGPFLDAVAEAWQASYAQVPLDYTPGAAGDAVIAADDALRQAVWNLLDNAAEASPVGIRLRANIEDKMFRIAVSDWGEGFSPDALAKVGKLYQSTKGAGHGVGLFLATNVARRLGGRLEARNRAMAGAEVRILLPLAQSEEKA from the coding sequence ATGGACGCCCCGCTCCTCGCGCTCACGCGGCGGCGCACTCCGGGGGGGCCGCCGCCCGAGAATGCCGCAGCGGAGAATATGCGCCAGCTCACCCAGCTGCGCTGGATGGCGGTCGCCGGGCAAACGCTCACGATCCTGCTCGTCCACTTCGCGCTGGGCGTGAAGCTGCCGCTGTTCCAGATGCTCAGCGTGGCGCTGGTGCTGGGCGCCGCCAACTTCGCCGCGCGCATCACGCTGCCGCATCACCGCGTGCGTAGCAGCGAAGTGATGGCGGCGCTGCTGCTCGACATGGGGGCGCTCACGCTCCAGCTCTATTTCAGCGGCGGCGCGACCAACCCGTTCACTTCGCTCTATCTGCTCCAGGTCGCGCTCGGCGCGATCCTCCTGCCCTCTGCCGGGATCGCGGTGCTCGTCGCCGCGACCGGGCTAAGCTATGCGCTACTCACGGTGAGCTATGTGCCGCTGGCGCTGCCCCAGGGACTGATCGCCGACGCTGCCGACCTGTTCGCGATCGGCCGCTGGATCGGCTTCGTCCTGGTCGCGGTGCTGCTCGTGCTCTTCGTCACGCGGATCAGCCGCAACCTCCACGCGCACGATGTCCGCGTTGCCGACCTGCGCCAGCACGCCGCCGAGGAAGACGGCATCGTCCGCATGGGGCTGTTCGCCTCGGGCGCGGCGCACGAGCTGGGCACCCCGCTCGGCACGCTGTCGGTGATCCTCGCCGACTGGCGGCGCATGCCGGTGATCGCCGCCGATGCCGAGCTGCTCGCCGATGTCGAGGCGATGCAGAACGAGGTCCAGCGCTGCAAGGCGATCGTCTCCGACATCCTCCACTCCGCCGGCCAGCCGCGCGGCGAGGCGATGCAGAGCCAGGCCGCCGGCCCGTTCCTCGATGCGGTCGCCGAGGCCTGGCAGGCGAGCTATGCGCAAGTACCGCTCGATTACACCCCAGGAGCGGCCGGGGACGCAGTGATCGCCGCCGACGACGCGCTGCGCCAGGCGGTGTGGAACCTGCTGGACAATGCCGCGGAGGCGTCGCCCGTCGGCATCCGGCTCCGTGCGAACATCGAGGACAAGATGTTCCGCATTGCGGTGAGCGACTGGGGAGAGGGCTTCTCCCCGGATGCCCTCGCCAAGGTCGGCAAGCTGTACCAGTCGACCAAGGGGGCCGGCCACGGCGTCGGCCTGTTCCTCGCGACCAACGTCGCCAGGCGGCTGGGCGGCCGGCTCGAAGCCCGAAACCGCGCAATGGCAGGCGCCGAAGTGCGAATCCTGCTACCCCTCGCGCAGTCCGAGGAGAAAGCCTGA
- a CDS encoding SURF1 family protein codes for MDHVPPQHQHDAGGRDGRTALNRRAARWIFAALALAAAAGFLALGIWQVERRAWKLDLIDRVAARIHAAPSPLPAFTRDPRDDEYRRVRATGRFDHARETLTQAVTERGPGFWVLTPLRTTEGTVLVNRGFVPSDRRTPASRAAGQVAGVVRVTGLLRRSEPGGGFLRANDPAADRWHSRDVAEIARAKGLGATAPYFVDADATPNPGGYPIGGLTVVRFANSHLVYALTWFGLAALSLGGAALLLRRPSRA; via the coding sequence ATGGATCATGTACCACCTCAACACCAACATGATGCCGGTGGCAGAGATGGGCGCACAGCCCTGAACCGCCGCGCCGCGCGCTGGATCTTCGCCGCGCTGGCACTGGCGGCCGCGGCGGGGTTCCTGGCGCTCGGCATCTGGCAGGTCGAGCGCCGCGCCTGGAAGCTCGACCTGATCGACCGGGTGGCGGCGCGCATCCACGCCGCCCCGTCTCCCCTCCCCGCCTTCACGCGCGATCCGCGCGACGACGAATATCGCCGCGTCCGTGCCACCGGCCGCTTCGACCACGCCCGCGAGACGCTGACCCAGGCGGTCACCGAACGCGGCCCCGGCTTCTGGGTGCTGACCCCGCTGCGCACCACCGAGGGCACCGTGCTGGTCAATCGCGGCTTCGTCCCCTCCGATCGCCGCACGCCCGCCAGCCGCGCCGCTGGCCAGGTCGCGGGTGTGGTGCGCGTCACCGGGCTGCTCCGCCGCAGCGAGCCCGGCGGGGGTTTCCTGCGCGCCAACGATCCCGCTGCCGACCGCTGGCACTCGCGCGATGTCGCCGAGATCGCACGGGCAAAGGGCCTGGGCGCCACCGCCCCCTATTTCGTCGATGCCGATGCCACTCCCAATCCGGGCGGCTATCCGATAGGCGGGCTTACCGTGGTCCGCTTCGCCAACAGCCATCTCGTCTATGCGCTCACCTGGTTCGGGCTCGCCGCGCTGAGCCTGGGCGGCGCGGCGCTCCTGCTTCGCCGACCTTCGCGCGCCTGA
- the cyoD gene encoding cytochrome o ubiquinol oxidase subunit IV produces the protein MNDATHAHAEPGHGHDEAPHFTRRGYVIGFLLSVVLTAVPFWLVMTGALQNPQATAIVIVAFAAVQIVVHTIFFLHVNTRAEGGWTLMAYVFTAVIVLIVLAGSLWIMYHLNTNMMPVAEMGAQP, from the coding sequence ATGAACGACGCCACGCACGCACATGCCGAACCTGGCCACGGCCATGACGAGGCGCCCCACTTCACGCGACGCGGCTATGTGATCGGCTTCCTCCTGTCGGTCGTCCTCACCGCCGTTCCGTTCTGGCTGGTGATGACCGGCGCGCTGCAGAACCCGCAGGCGACCGCGATCGTCATCGTCGCGTTCGCGGCGGTGCAGATCGTCGTCCACACGATCTTCTTCCTCCACGTCAACACGCGGGCGGAGGGCGGCTGGACGCTGATGGCCTACGTCTTCACGGCCGTCATCGTGCTGATCGTGCTCGCGGGCTCGCTATGGATCATGTACCACCTCAACACCAACATGATGCCGGTGGCAGAGATGGGCGCACAGCCCTGA